From Rhinatrema bivittatum chromosome 5, aRhiBiv1.1, whole genome shotgun sequence, the proteins below share one genomic window:
- the OMP gene encoding olfactory marker protein: MAADPSLLELAFVEDTQLTKCMRLRVQSLQQKKEKPQDGEKLLRPNEYIYRLDFTQQKLSFLWWKVQLKKPGKVTVTGTSQHWTPDLTNLMNRQLLEPYGIFWKKAGQEEVDCNEADAQEFGERISELAKIRKVMYFMLTFSEGADPASIRCSIGFKV, translated from the coding sequence ATGGCAGCCGATCCCTCGCTGTTGGAGCTCGCCTTCGTGGAGGACACGCAGCTCACCAAGTGCATGCGGCTGCGGGTGCAGAGCCTCCAGCAGAAGAAGGAGAAGCCGCAAGACGGCGAGAAGCTGCTGCGGCCCAACGAGTACATCTACCGTCTGGATTTCACTCAGCAAAAGCTCAGCTTCTTGTGGTGGAAGGTGCAGCTGAAGAAGCCCGGCAAAGTGACCGTGACGGGCACCTCCCAGCACTGGACACCCGACCTCACCAACCTCATGAACCGGCAGCTGCTGGAGCCGTACGGAATATTCTGGAAGAAGGCGGGCCAGGAGGAGGTGGATTGCAACGAGGCAGACGCCCAGGAGTTCGGGGAGAGGATAAGCGAGCTGGCGAAAATCCGAAAGGTGATGTACTTCATGCTGACCTTCTCGGAAGGCGCCGATCCGGCCAGCATCCGGTGTTCCATTGGCTTCAAAGTTTGA